Genomic DNA from Nostoc sp. ATCC 53789:
CCATTCCCATTCCTGTTCCCTTACCGACAGGTTTTGTTGTAAAGAAGGGATTGAAAATCTCTTTTTGAATCGATTCGGGAATTCCAGAACCATTGTCAGTAATGGTAATTTTCACCCACTGCGAATCAATGGTAGAGGTACAAATCGTGATGCTACTAGGATTATCCCGAATTTCCTGATAAGTTCGTTTAGCATTGAGTTCTTCGAGGGCATCGAGTGCATTTACTAGAATATTCATAAACACCTGGTTGATCTGTCCAGCGTAGCATTCTACATTGCATAAATTGTTGTAGTCTTTGATGATCTGAATTTCTGGGCTTTTGTCAGTGGCTTTGAGGCGGTGTTGCAAAATCATCAAACTATTGTCGATACCTTCATGAATATCTACCGCTTTATACTCACTTTCATCAAGGCGGGAGAAGTTACGCAGTGAAAGTACAATATCCCGGATACGCTCTGTCCCGATATTCATTGAGTTCAATACCATAATCGCGTCTTTTTCTAGAAAGTCTAAATCGATGGTTTTGCGTTCGGTTTGAATTTCAACGGGTGGGTTAGGAAAATAATGATGATAAAGCTGGACAAGTCGCAATAAGTCATGGGTGTATTGGCTGATATGGCTGATATTTCCGTAAATAAAGCTAACGGGATTGTTGATTTCATGAGCAATCCCAGCCACCATTTGACCAAGAGCAGACATCTTCTCGCTTTGAATTATTTGAGCTTGTATTTTATGCAAACTATTTAATGTATTTTCTAATTCTTGGCCTCTTAGCTGCAAGTCTGTTTGAGAGCTTTCTAACTCACAAATGACTTTCTTAAGTAAAAACTCTTTTGTTGCAATGTCAGTTTCTAACTGGTGGCGTTCATTTTGGCAGCGTTCCAGCTTTTTGTGCAAGATGCGGTTTGTCTTTTCTAACTCTTGAATCTGTATGGAAAAGTCAGGGTTATCCATACACCAATTATTTTGTTCCGATTAACAGTGTAACAAAGGTTTTGTTATGAAATTGTGTTTGGCCTTTGCCCACTATAGGAGCAATTTCACCATAAGCATAGAAACCACAACAAGGTAATGCTTTTGGTAAATGAGTTTTGACAAGCTGATACTCAAGTCTTGCAAGAGTTCCAAGAATTCGCCGTCGAGCTGCACAGGAAATAAGTAATGCTGCCATTGGCTCCACGCCGGGATAATCAGCAAGAGCATTCTTCAAGGATGTCTCAGAAGCTGACAGAATATTGTCACGAGTTGCATCAGTAATTTGCACAACTGCCTGTTCAGGAATATCTGAGAAGAACTTCAT
This window encodes:
- a CDS encoding ATP-binding protein — translated: MDNPDFSIQIQELEKTNRILHKKLERCQNERHQLETDIATKEFLLKKVICELESSQTDLQLRGQELENTLNSLHKIQAQIIQSEKMSALGQMVAGIAHEINNPVSFIYGNISHISQYTHDLLRLVQLYHHYFPNPPVEIQTERKTIDLDFLEKDAIMVLNSMNIGTERIRDIVLSLRNFSRLDESEYKAVDIHEGIDNSLMILQHRLKATDKSPEIQIIKDYNNLCNVECYAGQINQVFMNILVNALDALEELNAKRTYQEIRDNPSSITICTSTIDSQWVKITITDNGSGIPESIQKEIFNPFFTTKPVGKGTGMGMAISYQIINEKHGGKLEFVSTPGKGTEFVVQIPIQQQV